The Streptococcus mitis genomic sequence AAGTTGTTCGTTACGGTAAAGTACGTCGTGCGAAATTGTACTACTTGCGTGCTCTTCAAGGTAAGGCAGCTCGTATCAAAGAAATCCGTCGTTAATTCGACTAAAAAACTCTGCTTTTTCAGCAGAGTTTTTATCTAGCTCCCTTAGTTCAATGGATATAACAACTCCCTCCTAAGGAGTAGTTGCTGGTTCGATTCCGGCAGGGGGCATGTAATTAGACATCAAAGAAGTTTGTCAAAAAGTCTTTGATATTAAAAGAACGCATAATATAGGGGATTTGTCTCCATAATATTATGCGTTTTATTATTGAAAAATTTGGGCAATCATCAGATAAAATTGAGACTATATCGAGTATATAAATGTTTGTATAATTAATTTATTCAACATCGTCAAGTTCTAAATTATTTGAAGGACTATAACATTCATATTTCTTTAAGTAATTGTTTATTTCTTCAGCAGTAGAACAAGGTAAATTAACTCTTAAATAGTCAATATCTTCTTTAGATAAAAAATGATTTGCATTCAAAATTGAGAAGCGAAATAATGCTTCATCAAAAGCAAAATCATAATCGTCATCAGATAATGATTCCATTAATGTTTGAATATGTTTTAGTGAGTAGTCAGGTATCGAATCGGGATAATATACTGGATAATCAGTGGCTGAAAAATTGTTTTCTAATCCTGAACTAGTAATTATCAAAGATTCTATGTAATATATTAAAGAATGTTTAATATTACCTTCTTGTTCCAAATGTCTTCCTTGAGCCTTTCGTGTGTTAGATAAACATCCAAAATCTCCTGATACAGTATTCCTATGAGCTTGTTTATTTAAGAGACTCCATTTTATATCACCAAAAGTTGCTTTAAAAGAGATATTATTTTTTTCTTTACAATAATCTTCCATAGTTATGTCTTTATCATAGTATGCTTTGATATAGTCTCTATGTTCGATAATAAGATTTTGTGCTTCTTTTGTTAGTTTAAATTCGAACGGAATATCTAATTTGTCAACGTTGATATTATTAATTATTCTTGTAATTAATTCTGCTTTTTTTCCAGAAGTAGGTAAATTATGTTTAGATAATATAGTTTTTAATTCTACTACTTTAAGATATGATAAAGTCTTATTTTTAGTGAAGTATCCTAATTTGTATAATTGATTGTGTGTAGATTCAGGGTCAATTTGAAGAGAGTATTTAAAATATCTTGGGAAATTATAATTTCTCCCTGTTTTTTGAGTCCAATCTATGAGTATGAGTTGCCCAGGAGTAAGGCCGCACTCTAATTTGTTTAGGTAAAAATTGTTACAATCAGAATTTGTGTCTCTATTATGATTATTTTGTTTTAAATTAAATAGTTTGCTAAAAAAATTCATTGGATTTTATTGCTAATCAATTCTTATTGAAAAATGATACTTTTACAGTACCCATGTACGGATGGCATGGGCAACACCGGATTCGTCATTTGTTTTAGTGATGTATTTGGCGATTTTTTTGATTTCTGGATTTCCATTTTCCATGACAACAGGGTTACCAACGACTTCCAGCATGGCACGGTCATTTTCTTCGTCACCAATAGCCATTGTTTCATCTTTGGTCAATCCGAGTTTTTCAGCTAAGTGGGTAATAGCTGAACCCTTGTCTACATTCTTTTTAAGGAGTTCGAGGTAGAAAGGAGCAGATTTGTTGATGGAGTAGCGCTCGTAAAATTCGGCTGGTATCT encodes the following:
- a CDS encoding SAP domain-containing protein, with the translated sequence MNFFSKLFNLKQNNHNRDTNSDCNNFYLNKLECGLTPGQLILIDWTQKTGRNYNFPRYFKYSLQIDPESTHNQLYKLGYFTKNKTLSYLKVVELKTILSKHNLPTSGKKAELITRIINNINVDKLDIPFEFKLTKEAQNLIIEHRDYIKAYYDKDITMEDYCKEKNNISFKATFGDIKWSLLNKQAHRNTVSGDFGCLSNTRKAQGRHLEQEGNIKHSLIYYIESLIITSSGLENNFSATDYPVYYPDSIPDYSLKHIQTLMESLSDDDYDFAFDEALFRFSILNANHFLSKEDIDYLRVNLPCSTAEEINNYLKKYECYSPSNNLELDDVE